In Desulfovibrio inopinatus DSM 10711, the DNA window CAATCGTCCCAAGGGCAAGCATGGCGTTGAGATCAAAAAAACGTTCCCAAAATACCATGCTGATGCTCTGACCAAGAGAAAACGAACACTCGCGACGAAAATAAAATGCTTTGGCTAACTCACCGAGTTTTGCAGGGACAATGTTGTTCACCGCCATGGAGAGGAGAAAGGCTTTGAGGCATGTCTTGTTCCCGGCTTTGAATCGGGAAAGAAAATCCAAGCGCATGGCCATGGTTCCATAGCTCAAGAACTGAAACAGAATTGTCCCGACAATGGCTATTCCATTATAGTTTTTGAGGGTGTCAAAAAGAAGCCCGAAATCGATTCCCCAAAACGCGTAAACAAGACAGCCCGCTACAAAAGCGAATCGAATAATGAGACTGAGCGTTTTTTTAACAAGCATGTTTGCGTCAAATTCCTTACAAAAGGTTGGGTGGCTCGTCCTCTGTTACCTGTTGAACGCATCTTGAAGACGATACCGAAGATGGGTGAAGCGTTTTGCTCCGCCGATATTTTTGAGTCCAATAGCCAAAGCGCGCCGGCCACCGATCAGAACAGCCAGGCGCTTTGCCCGCGTCAATGCTGTATAAATGAGATTGCGTCGGAGCATGATGAAGTGTTGGGTGATTATCGGAATAACCACAGCAGGATATTCACTGCCCTGCGACTTGTGAATGGTGACGCAATAGGCAGGGGTCAATTCATCTAACTCGGTTTTTTCATAGGTGACAAAGCGGCCATCAAAATCGACGACAAGTTCGCCCTCACCCTCATCAACTTCGCAAATCGTGCCTTGATCGCCGTTGAAGACGTCTTTCTCATAATTGTTTCGGGTTTGCAAAACACGATCTCGCATCCGAAAAATGGTACGCCCTCGACTCAGGCTTGCTCCCCGGGGGTTGAGGCGTTCTTGCAACAAGCTATTCAACGCCAGTGTGCCGACCTCTCCTTTATGCATGGGGGACAAAACTTGTATTTCGGAAAACGGTGACAGCCCGTATGTGTGCGGAATTTTATCACAAACGAGTTCAACAATACGCTGCTGCACCACCGTCGGTTCGTTTTGTTCCACCCAAAAGAAATCAGCTTCCGGCGGGTCTTTGGGGGATTGCACCGGAAACGCTCCGGTATTGATACGGTGAGAATTCACCACAATCATGCTCTCCCTGGCTTGCCTGTAAATATGGGTCAAGCGAACACTCGGAACCGCCTCGCTTGTTAACAGATCGTCGAGGACATTGCCTGGCCCGACCGATGGCAACTGGTTGACGTCACCGACAAGCAATAAACGACAGGTCAATGGCAAGGCACGCAGAACATTGACACAGAGTGTCGCATCGAGCATGGAGACTTCATCGATCACAAGGACATCGGCTTTAAGCTTGTTGTCCTCATGGAATGCAAAGCTCCCTCCCGGGGTATATTGAAGCAGCCGGTGCAAGGTGGTGGCTTTATGGCCCGACGCTTCAAAAAGTCGTTTGGCCGCTCGACCGGTGGGAGCGGCTAACTTAATAGAAAAGCCAAGTTGATCCAAAGCATCAACAATCGTTTTGGTGATGGTGGTCTTGCCGGTTCCTGGGCCTCCCGTAATGACAAAGACCTTATGTTCACATGCACCGATAACAGCCTGGCGTTGTTCTTCGGATAAGGTGATACCGGCTTTTTTTTCTATCCCCGGTAAAATGGAATGAATTTTCTTTTTCGGATCCGCGGCACCATGATCAGCCAAGGCATGCAAGCGTTCGGCAATTTCTCGCTCATAACGATAAAAATGGCTCAAATACACGCCTCGATCAATCGTCTGCTCCGGAAGCGGTTCAACAAACACCTTTTTTTTCTCTTCCAGTGACGTCAGCGCGTCTTCGAGCAAGTCGACGTCGATATCTTGGAGCATGTCCGCAACAGCTGACAACAATTCTTCAGCGGGATAAAAGAGGTGCCCTTGCTCACTGAGTGTAAAAAGACAAAACACAATGGCTGCTTCCAAACGCATAGGACTGTGCGGGTCCAGTCCCAGTTTGGTCGCCATGATGTCAGCCGTACGGAACCCGATTCCAGCGATTTTATACGCAAGGTCATAGGGATTCTGCTTGATGGCTTCGACCGCTCCCCGTCCATACAGCTTTAATATTTTTGCTGCATGCGTTGTGGCAATGTCATGACTTTGTAAAAAAATCATGAGGTCGCGGACTTCGCTCTGTTCCTGCCAGGAATCTTGTATGGTTTTGAGTTTCTTTTTGCCAAGCCCTTCGACTTTGAGCAATTTTTCAGGATCATTTTCCAGAATGTCGAGAACTTTATCACCAAAGGCATCAATCATGCGTTCGGCCAGCGTTTCTCCAACACCTTTGATCATGCCTGAAGAAAGGTATCGTCGGATACCGTTGATTGTTGCCGGTAGTTTTTGCTCAAACGATTCAACCTGAAATTGGCGTCCGTATTTTGGATGCTCAATAAAATGCCCACGTAAATGCAATATTTCGCCAGGAGTGACGAGCGGAATGGTACCGACAATCGTTGTCAAACCAGGTTCGGAAGTGGCTTTGACGCGAGCGATGAGATAGTTGGTCTCGGGATTGAAAAATGTCACCCCGGACACTTCAGCCCGTAATTCGTCAAAAGAGCTGTCTTCGTCCGACAGAAGGCGAGGTTGTTGCGTGTCCGGGGGCATAAAATATCAGAGATTGATGGACGTTACAGTTTTTGTCTGTACTGGACGGATTGTCGCAGGGTTTCCTTATCCACATATTTAATGTCCGCACCCAAAGGAATCCCTTGCGCTAAGCGTGACACGGTGATGTGGGGAAAACGATCCCGGACAAGCGAGATGATATGCGTTGCCGTCACTTCAGCATCCAGTGTGGTGCCGAGTGCAAGAATAAGCTCGGTGACTTCACCTTCAGCTAAACGTTGCATCAACACATCAAAGCGCAGGCTCTTGGCGTCAACGCCATCAAGAGGAGCGATGAGCCCCCCCAGAACGAGATATTTTCCTTTGTACAGACCAGCCTCTTCCATCACGAGTAAGGAATCCCATTCCGAGACAAGACAGAGTTCCGTGGTATTCCGTCCAGGGTCACTGCAAATGGAACAGACTTCGGTTTCGGAAAGGCTGGCACAACTCGAACAGACATGGAGCGTATCACGGAGTTCACGAATGGTTTCGCCAAGACGTACCGTGCGCTCTTTGGGCCAATGCAATAAACATAAGGCCGCTCGTAGCGCAGATTTTGGTCCAAGGCCGGGCAAGCCGGCCATTTGTTCAACTACGTCTTGAAGAGGTTGAGGCAACTTTTGCACGCAACCGTCCTTTGATGGGGTGAAACTTAGAACAAGCCGGGGATCTTCATGCCCCCGGTCAGTTGCCCCATTTCCTGCTCATTCATTTCCTTGGCCCGTTTCATCGCGTCGCTGACGGCAGCAAAAACAAGATCCTGCAGCATGTCGACATCTTCCGGATCAACCACCGATTTATCGATCTTAATGGACACAAGATCCATGCCGCCATTGACAACCGCCGTAACCATGCCGCCACCGCTTGTGGCTTCAATGGTTTTGGTTTTCATTTCTTCCTGCATCTGGGCCATTTTGCGCTGCATAATCTGGGCTTGGCGCACCAGGTCGTTCATTCCTTTCATAGGACTTCTCCTTCACAGAAACGTCTTCTTTAACGTTCCTATTTGGTTTGAATATCGATAACTTGAGCTCCAAGTTCTTCCTGCGCCTTTTGGATCAAAGGCTGCTCCATAATCGTTGCTTTGAATACCGAACTTTCTTCGGTGGTCATATTTTCTTTCGCAAGAATTTCGATGCGGACATCCGGCCCAAGATAAGATCGCGCCAGGGTAGTTAAAGCCGGGGCCTCTCCTCCAGCACAAACGTGTCCCTTGTGGGTTTGATTGATACACGTAATACGTAAAACAGGGCCAGCATTATCCTGAAGAATCTCCCCTGATGCAAGTGCAATTCCACGTACGGATTCGCCGCCAGCCTTCACCTGCTCGTCATGAAACGCCACCAATCCTTCCCACGTCTTTGGTGCATCCGGCTGCGGACTGGTGGCGGCTGGATGAACGACTTCCGGCGAGGGATCGGAAACCGGAGGCGCTGAAAATGATTCAAAAGGCGGAGAATGTGGCGCTTGAGGTGATTGCGCCGTAGACGCAACCTCCGGTTGTGAAGGGGCCAGATCGGGTTGGTATGGATGCGTTTCCTGTGACGGTTCTGTCAGCTCTCTCCGTTCATTGGAGTTTTTTTTTCCGTCGGACGGTGATGCCGTCGGAGCTACTGGCCGGACAGGAGTTCCCGGAGATGCCGACGCCCCGCTTGGCGCACATTCAAGTTCTTCCAACGAAAGCAGCCTGGGCAAATATGTCAGGTTAAGCAAAAGCAGCTCAAGAGCGAGCGCCGGTTCCAGGCTTGTCATCACGCGACGTTGTCCTTCCAGCGTCATTTGCCAGCAGGCATGGATATGCCCAATATTGAATCGACCGGCCCATTCGAGCCAGGATTCGGCTTCATCACGAGTAAGCTCTACCAAATCGAATGCCGCCTCACCTGCCTGGCTCAAAACAAACATATTGCGCCAGCAGGAAGACAATTCGCGCATAAAAAATCCGATGTCCAACCCTTTATCCAAAACATGATGAAGAACGCGAAGCACCGAGGCGATATCCTGATCGGCAATGCCCCGCATCAATTCAAAATAGACATCCTGGCCAGCCAGTCCAAGAATGTCGCGGACATCGTCTGCACGAAGCGCCCCAGATCCAACGGCCAGTGTTTGCCCGAGCAATGACATGCCGTCGCGGACACTACCCGCAGCACGACGAGCCAGAATAGAAACAGCGGACTGATCGTACTCAACGCCTTCCTTATGCAGAATGCTGGCTAAATGCGCCTCCAACGTTGCCTGAGGCATGCGTTTAAAAATATAATGCTGGCAACGGCTGATGATCGTGGCCGGAAATTTGTGAGGTTCCGTTGTGGCCATAATGAAGGTCACGCGCGGCGGTGGTTCTTCCAACGTTTTCAATAACGCATTGAACGCCGCCCGGGAAAGCATGTGAGCTTCATCTATAATAAAGACTTTATAACGGCTATTCAACGGAGCATAGCCGACGTCTTCTTTCAGGCGTCTGGCTTCTTCGACGCCTCCATGTGTCGCGGCGTCAATTTCTATGACGTCCGAAGAAATTCCCGCGGTAATCTGCCGGCAATGAAGGCATTCATTGCACGGTTCCGCCGTCGGTGCAGTGGTACAATTGAGTGATTTGGCCAGAATTCGAGCCAAGGTCGTTTTACCGACTCCACGCGTTCCACTGAAGAGATACGCCGGCGCAATCTTGTCCGTGAGCGATGCCCGAGACAAGATTTTTTTAATTTCTTCCTGACCAGCCACCTCATCGAAGCGTTGTGGTCTGTATTTGGCTGTAAGGCTGGCAGAACTCATGACGACCTTATTTTTTCTTCAATAAATCCGGCCCGGCGTTTTTTCGTCGAACACCGGGCCGGGAGTAGATATGCTGGCTACAACGTTTGCGTCTCATAGATTTTCCGCACGCCCCCATTGTGCAGATGCATCAAAAATCGATACGCAAAAAATAGCAACCCCTTCGGCAATACTCGCTTAGAGATCGTAAGGCTGCAACCATGCGGCGTATTTGGGATTTTCTCCCTTCACAACATCAAAGAAGGCTTTTTGCAAGCCCAGAGTGACTTCGCCCGCACGGCCTTTGCCGATGGTACGACGATCAACTTCTCGAATGGGCGTGATTTCGGCGGCCGTTCCCGTGAAGAAGGCTTCATCGGCCGTGTACAATTCGTCTCGCGTAAAGCGATGCTCAATCACTTGATATCCCATGTCGCGCGCAACAGTGATAACACTTTCGCGGGTGATACCGGCCAAAATGGAGGTCAAGGGCGGAGTTTTGATAACATTCTTCTTCACAATGAAGATGTTCTCGCCCGAACCTTCTGCCACGTATCCATCTGTGTCAAGCATACATGCTTCATCGTAGCCGTCGGCAACAGCTTCGACCTTGGCCAGTACCGAGTTGACATAGTTGCCACAGACTTTGGCTTTGGTCATCATGACGTTGACATGGTGACGCGCAAAGGTGGAAGCTTTAATGCGAATACCACGCTCCAAGGCTTCTTCACCGAGGTAGGCTCCCCACGGCCATACCGCGATTGCCGTGTGAATGGGGTTTTTCCCGGGGTGAACCCCCATGGCTGCCCCCGTACCAATAAAAATGAGCGGACGGATATACCCTTCGGCTAACTTGTTGGCAGCCAGCGTTTCAAGAATTGCTGCCGTAATGGCCTCGTTGTCATACGGCACGCTAATTTCGACAATCTTGGCTGATTCACATAGTCGATCAACATGTTCCTTGAGCCGAAAAACAGCAGAGGTGCCGTCTTTTTGCTTGTACGCACGAATACCTTCAAAAACGCCGACACCGTAATGCAAGGTGTGGGTCATGACGTGCACATTAGCCTCGTTCCAAGGAACGAGTTTTCCATCGAACCAGATAAGATCGGACTTCGGCGACATGGTTTTCCCCTTTCTAAAATGAAATGAATCCGCAGATTTCTTCGGTGATCCGCGGCGAAAAGATACGAGGCGCCAGCGTTGAAAGAAGCGCCGAAGAAAAAAGTGAAAGCTAAAAGAAGACAGGTCCAAGGTCAAGAAGCCAGTGCATTTTCTTTGCCAACCTACCGAGATATTGCCCATATTCCTTGTGCTTGTTATGAGGCTCAACCGCACAACGGAGACAATACAACATGAATTCTACTGCCCCGTATTTTATAGCGAATACGCCGTTTCTTGCTCCCCTGGCAGGATATTCCGACTTGGCATTTCGCCTTCTCTGCCGAGAATTCGGTTGCGCTGGCGCGTTTACGGAAATGATCAGCGCGAAAGGATTGGTCTATAATAGTCCAGGCACGCAACGGCTTTTAGATACTCGTCCTGAAGACTTACCACTTATTGTTCAGCTTTTCGGGAGTGAGCCTGAATTTTTGGGTCTCGCGATGGAAAAAGCGATGGAACTCGGGTTTCGGTATTTTGATCTCAATGCAGGATGTCCGGTGAATAAAGTCGTGAAAACAGGAGCCGGAGCCGCCCTCGCCAAGAATCCCAAAACCCTTTTTGAAATTGTCCGGACAATGGTCCGAAAGGCCGGTCACGGCCATGTGGGAGTGAAGTTCCGCACGGGTTGGAATGAAGGTGACCGACTTGACATTGAAGGAGTCAGTAAAACTCTTGAAGACATTGGTGTTGGCTGGTTGACACTTCATCCACGACTTGCCAGTCAAGGGTATTCCGGACAGGCGGATTGGTCTGCTCTGCGCATACTCAAGGATGCCGTTTCTATCCCGGTCATTGCTAGTGGAGATCTGTTTTACCCTGAAGATGGTGTGCGCGTTATCGAACAAACCGGCGTCGACACGATTATGTTTGCTCGAGGAGCTCTTCGTGACCCGTCAATTTTTGAAAAGTATCTTTTGCTTCGCCAAAACAGCCCTCTTCCGGTATGCGATGGACCGGCAATGGCTCATATCATGACGCGTCATGCTCATCTTGCCAAACGCTACTCGAACCCTCATCTTGCTCTTCTGAAAATGCGTACGATTGTGCCACGTTATCTCAAAAATTTGGCAGGGAGCAAGCCGCTTCGTGTCCAACTCACGCATTGTGCTTCCTGGGAAGAACTCGACGAAATTATCTCTAAGGCATCGCAGTTAGAGCCCGTGCCGCAAGCTGTTCACACTATACAAGCATAACGCACACAGAGAGCCGCCCTGTCATACCAGAGCGACTCATCAACTTGTTTATATATAGATGCTTCCGCTCTTACGTCGGAATCCGTGTTATGCAGGAAACGCGTTGACTTGGAAACGTCGTCAACACTTGGAGAGAAGAATTGAAGCGGCCTGGAGCCCGACGCCGAATCCACACAAAAGACAATGTGTGAGATCGCTTCGATCAAGATATTTTTCAAACAAAAGCGGTAAGGTAGAAGAAACGGTATTACCATAGTCTTTGATATCGAAAGGAACTTTTTCCAGCGGTAAATCCATTGTGCGAGCCAGGCTGTGAATAACATGACGATTGGCTTGGTGCAGAAAAAACATATTAATATCTTCCCGAGACAACCCATTGACTGTAAGGCATGACTCAATGTTGCCTGGCACGTCACGCATAATAAGGTTAAAAATATCGCGTCCATCCATAAAAAGATGCTGCCCTGGCCGTTTGATTAGCGCTTCATATTTTTCACCGAACGATGCGAATGCACCGACACCAATCTGCCAAAGAGGATCATCCGTAAGTAATGTTACGGCAGCAGCATCCCCGAAAAGAAGCGCTGTATTCTTGTCATTCATATCGAGAATGTCGGAATACGGATCCGCAGTGAAGAAAAGGCCGCACCGCAATTTGTTCGCTTCCATAAAGCTTTTGCATACCGACAAACCGTACGGATACCCGGCGCACCCCAACCCCAAGTCCAACGTTGCCATGCTATGGGGAAGGCCCAATTTGGACTGCACAATGGTGGATGTTTGAGGAATTGTGTAATCACCGTTTTGTGTACAAATGCAAAGAAGATCTATGTGTTGTAAAATGGATGTGTCGACCAGTTTATTCTGTAACGCGGTAAATGCGTGAACACACAAATCCGATGCTTGTTCTTGAGGATCCTTTTTTGCTAATCGATTAATGCCGATTTTTTCCAGAAACATCGGACCAACTTCAAAACGCTGAATAAGGTCGGCGCTTTCCAGCCCTGTTTCTGGAATGTAGCCACTTATGGCGGTAACGCCTATCATGCCTCACTTCCTTTATGCATTGATTCTTGTGTGATGTATTGTTGCACTGCGCAAATGGCAAACGCTGATGTCGCATCGTCCGATGCCTTGCTGAGTATGGCACAGAACGTTGATTGTCGATCTTCTACATATTATCTTATTCGCGTACTTTGTAATACTCTCCAGGCTCTGCGCTCTCGCCTCAAAAGGCGGGGAATTACAAAAAACAACAGGGATATCTCTCACTGAGATATTAAACCGTGTTATGATGCTTTGTGTTGAAAAAGAATGTAGACGACGTGATATCAATATCTCTTCAATGATGTAGCGAGAGGCAAGTGAATAAATCCATTCCTTCCTCTGTGATGAAATACATTACTTACACACAGAATAACGCGATATTGCAAATATTTTATGACATAATTTATATAAACACATTGCTATTGTTTGCAGGTATCAATGTGAAACCTATAACGATTCACAAAAAATATTTTGTTGTCTGCATACCTTTGTATTTTTTCACTGTATATATTTATTTTTTTGACTTACAAAACTGCAAACCAAGAGTCAATGAGTATTTTTTAGATCGATGAATCAGTCACAACAATCAACTTTATAGTGTGTTTCTTTGACAAACAACGACAAGTCCATATCAAAACTTAAAAATGTCACAAGAGCAAAAAAATAAAACATGTGTTGTTGTGTTTCTATGATTCTGGGCTATGTTTTGTTGAATACGCTACGAAGCAACGCCTCTGAAGATATCACCCAGTTACCGTGTTGATTTTTTTTAAAAAAATTACGTAGTGAGAATTGGTTGACATACGATACCAAGAAGACCCACAATACGTATGATATTATCGTGTCAGCGACTCAGGAGTTTCGGGTTGACAGACGCAGTCACGGTGGACAAAACAACAAGATTACTCGACCTTTTTCACCTTATGCTCCTTCATGGAGAAACATGTCATGGCGCAAACGAATATTTTGCTTGAAGCCGGAACGAATGAGCTTGAAATTGTTGAATTCTATTTGGACGAAGACACGCCTTCGACATCGGACCCGACAAAAAAATACCGCGGCTATTACGGTGTTAACGTTGCAAAAGTACTTGAAATTATCCGCCTTACCCATGTGACAGAATTACCAGAAGTTTCACACCCTTCAGTACTCGGCGCATTTCGACAGCGATCGCACGTCATTCCTTTGGTTGACTTGAGCATTTGGCTTGGAAAAAGCCGTGTCGAAAGCGAATCTCCCAAGGTTATTGTCACAGAGTTTAATAATGTCACAACGGCATTTCTTGTTTCAGGAGTAACACGCATCCACAGGATGAGCTGGGAAGCTGTTGAACCGCCCAACACCTACGTTTCCTCGCTTAGTGGAGATTGCATCACCGGTGTTGTTAAATTCGAAGACCGTATTGTCTTCCTGCTTGACCTGGAAAAAATGGTCGCAGACATCAACCCAGGGCTTGGCTTACGGCTTGATCTTGATATCACGTGGGACGCGAGCAAAACATATCGTGCACTTATCGCCGATGACTCTGTCCTGATTCGGCATATGCTCAAGGATTTGTTGGAAAAAGCCCATTTCCAAGTTGAAGCCGTACAAAATGGCAGAGAGGCCTGGGATCGTCTTCTTGAGATAAAAGCACGAGCAGAAAAAGAAAACACAAACATAGAGGATTACTTGCAAGTGGTTGTTTCTGACATCGAAATGCCATCTATGGACGGACACAATCTGACGAAACGCATCAAAGAAGACCCTATTTTAAAGCGTCTTCCTGTAATCCTTTTTTCCTCGCTTATAACGGATAAGCTTCGACACAAAGGCCTCGCTGTAGGAGCTGATGACCAAATATCGAAACCCGAAGTCGGTGCATTAGCGCTACGTGCTATGCATCTTATCGAAGAAAAGCTTGATATGGTTGCGAATTCATCGGCATAAAACGTATAATTTAAAGCCCTTATCCGTCTCACCTTAATAAACAGGCTTTTTTCCCCTTTTCACAAGATCATTGCCGCGTGGCCTTTACGATGAAGCCCACGCGGCAATGTGTTGTTTTTCTATGCGCTATTGCGCCGCTCTCTGGAGATGTTCTCAGTCTTATTCAACAAATCCGGGGTAACTGTTCACCTTCAAGCATATTGACCATTCGCTTGCCCCCAAGCGATGTCGTCAGAATGACCTTTCCGGCCTGTTCCGACATGACCTGCCCGATAATGCACGCATCCTGCCCCAGGGAATTTCCCTTCAGGATTTCAAGGGTTTTCGCAGCATCTTTTTCAGCAACGATGCAGATAACTTTACCCTCGTTCGCCAAGTACAGCGGATCAAGACCGAGAAAAGAACATCCCGCCGCTACTGCTGGCCGTATGGGAATATCGCCTTCAGCCAGGAAAATACCCACTTCGGATTGCGTCGCAATTTCATTCAATGTCGTTCCGAGCCCGCCACGTGTCGGGTCACGAAGTACATGAATATCGAGACCCGCTTCAAATAAACTCAAGACCATATGGTTAAGTGCGGCGCTGTCACTTTGGACCGATGCGTCAAATGTCAATCCTTCGCGCGACCCCATAACAGCCAGTCCGTGGTCGCCCATGTAGCCACTCACGATAACAACATCTCCAGGTTGCGCGCGTGAGCCGCTTGGCGGTATGGGAGCAATAATTTTTCCAATACCGGTTGTGTTGATAAATACTTTATCAGCGGCTCCACGAGGGACAACCTTTGTATCTCCAGCAATAACGAGAACACCGGCTTTTTGAGCCGCCTCTCCCATTGAGACCACGATACGCCGGAGGTCATCCATGTCCAACCCTTCTTCCAAAATAAACCCGCACGTCAAATAGAGCGGTTGAGCCCCGAGCATGGCAACATCGTTAACGGTGCCGTGCACAGCAAGCGAACCAATGTCTCCGCCGGGGAAAAAAATGGGATCAACCGTGAAACTATCTGTGCTGACGGCAACTTTGCCATTCAGTTCAATGAGAGCGGCATCGTCAAGTTGACCGAGAATGTCATTGCCCAAATTCGCAACAAAGAGATCTGTCACCAAACGGTGAGAGGCTTTGCCGCCACTACCATAGTCGAGAAGAAGTTTTTCAGCCATATCGGTTTTCAAGTCCTGCTTGAGATTTTATGCATCAAGAACGGTAATTTAACTGAGTTCCAAGCGATATTTGTAATAAGCTGCACAGCTTCCTTCGGTTGAAACCATGCATGGTCCCACTGGTTTGGCCGGTGTACAGGCTGTTCCAAAAAGGCGGCACTGATTTGGTTTGATTATGCCTTTCAGGACATCTCCACACTGACATCCTTTAAGTGGAGGCGTCTCCTCTATCGTTAAATCCAAAGCGCGTAAGGCATCGAATTCGGCATAGTCATTGGAGAATATAAGCCCACTTCCATCAATTCCCCCAATTCCGCGCCATAGTGCAGGGCCGTGATCAAACACCTCATTCATGATGGCCACGGCCTGAGGATTGCCTTCGGAAGCAACAGCCCGAGTATAGGCATTGACGATATCGGCTTCTCCATTGGCACGCATACGTGCAACATAAATCAAGGCTTGTAAGATATCTGCTGGTTCAAAACCTGTTACAACGCCCGGCACCCCATATTCAGAAGCCAAAAAACGATAGGGTTCAAGCCCGATAACGGTGGAAACATGTCCTGGCAATAGAAATGCGTCAACCGACGTTTTGTTGTCTGCAACCAAAGCGGCCAAGGCTGGGGGGACAAGTTTATGAAACGACATAACGAGCAAATTGGAGATACCGCGTGCTTGAGCAGTTTTGACAGTGGCAGCAACTGTGGGGGCTGTCGTTTCGAAACCTATACCAAGAAATACGACAGTTTCAGTGGGATTATCGACTGCTAAGGTCAGGGCGTCAAACGGTGAATAGACGATCTCTACGCGGGCACCTTCGGCT includes these proteins:
- the recD2 gene encoding SF1B family DNA helicase RecD2; this encodes MPPDTQQPRLLSDEDSSFDELRAEVSGVTFFNPETNYLIARVKATSEPGLTTIVGTIPLVTPGEILHLRGHFIEHPKYGRQFQVESFEQKLPATINGIRRYLSSGMIKGVGETLAERMIDAFGDKVLDILENDPEKLLKVEGLGKKKLKTIQDSWQEQSEVRDLMIFLQSHDIATTHAAKILKLYGRGAVEAIKQNPYDLAYKIAGIGFRTADIMATKLGLDPHSPMRLEAAIVFCLFTLSEQGHLFYPAEELLSAVADMLQDIDVDLLEDALTSLEEKKKVFVEPLPEQTIDRGVYLSHFYRYEREIAERLHALADHGAADPKKKIHSILPGIEKKAGITLSEEQRQAVIGACEHKVFVITGGPGTGKTTITKTIVDALDQLGFSIKLAAPTGRAAKRLFEASGHKATTLHRLLQYTPGGSFAFHEDNKLKADVLVIDEVSMLDATLCVNVLRALPLTCRLLLVGDVNQLPSVGPGNVLDDLLTSEAVPSVRLTHIYRQARESMIVVNSHRINTGAFPVQSPKDPPEADFFWVEQNEPTVVQQRIVELVCDKIPHTYGLSPFSEIQVLSPMHKGEVGTLALNSLLQERLNPRGASLSRGRTIFRMRDRVLQTRNNYEKDVFNGDQGTICEVDEGEGELVVDFDGRFVTYEKTELDELTPAYCVTIHKSQGSEYPAVVIPIITQHFIMLRRNLIYTALTRAKRLAVLIGGRRALAIGLKNIGGAKRFTHLRYRLQDAFNR
- the recR gene encoding recombination mediator RecR codes for the protein MQKLPQPLQDVVEQMAGLPGLGPKSALRAALCLLHWPKERTVRLGETIRELRDTLHVCSSCASLSETEVCSICSDPGRNTTELCLVSEWDSLLVMEEAGLYKGKYLVLGGLIAPLDGVDAKSLRFDVLMQRLAEGEVTELILALGTTLDAEVTATHIISLVRDRFPHITVSRLAQGIPLGADIKYVDKETLRQSVQYRQKL
- a CDS encoding YbaB/EbfC family nucleoid-associated protein, which gives rise to MKGMNDLVRQAQIMQRKMAQMQEEMKTKTIEATSGGGMVTAVVNGGMDLVSIKIDKSVVDPEDVDMLQDLVFAAVSDAMKRAKEMNEQEMGQLTGGMKIPGLF
- the dnaX gene encoding DNA polymerase III subunit gamma/tau, whose protein sequence is MSSASLTAKYRPQRFDEVAGQEEIKKILSRASLTDKIAPAYLFSGTRGVGKTTLARILAKSLNCTTAPTAEPCNECLHCRQITAGISSDVIEIDAATHGGVEEARRLKEDVGYAPLNSRYKVFIIDEAHMLSRAAFNALLKTLEEPPPRVTFIMATTEPHKFPATIISRCQHYIFKRMPQATLEAHLASILHKEGVEYDQSAVSILARRAAGSVRDGMSLLGQTLAVGSGALRADDVRDILGLAGQDVYFELMRGIADQDIASVLRVLHHVLDKGLDIGFFMRELSSCWRNMFVLSQAGEAAFDLVELTRDEAESWLEWAGRFNIGHIHACWQMTLEGQRRVMTSLEPALALELLLLNLTYLPRLLSLEELECAPSGASASPGTPVRPVAPTASPSDGKKNSNERRELTEPSQETHPYQPDLAPSQPEVASTAQSPQAPHSPPFESFSAPPVSDPSPEVVHPAATSPQPDAPKTWEGLVAFHDEQVKAGGESVRGIALASGEILQDNAGPVLRITCINQTHKGHVCAGGEAPALTTLARSYLGPDVRIEILAKENMTTEESSVFKATIMEQPLIQKAQEELGAQVIDIQTK
- a CDS encoding branched-chain amino acid transaminase, with amino-acid sequence MSPKSDLIWFDGKLVPWNEANVHVMTHTLHYGVGVFEGIRAYKQKDGTSAVFRLKEHVDRLCESAKIVEISVPYDNEAITAAILETLAANKLAEGYIRPLIFIGTGAAMGVHPGKNPIHTAIAVWPWGAYLGEEALERGIRIKASTFARHHVNVMMTKAKVCGNYVNSVLAKVEAVADGYDEACMLDTDGYVAEGSGENIFIVKKNVIKTPPLTSILAGITRESVITVARDMGYQVIEHRFTRDELYTADEAFFTGTAAEITPIREVDRRTIGKGRAGEVTLGLQKAFFDVVKGENPKYAAWLQPYDL
- a CDS encoding tRNA dihydrouridine synthase, which codes for MNSTAPYFIANTPFLAPLAGYSDLAFRLLCREFGCAGAFTEMISAKGLVYNSPGTQRLLDTRPEDLPLIVQLFGSEPEFLGLAMEKAMELGFRYFDLNAGCPVNKVVKTGAGAALAKNPKTLFEIVRTMVRKAGHGHVGVKFRTGWNEGDRLDIEGVSKTLEDIGVGWLTLHPRLASQGYSGQADWSALRILKDAVSIPVIASGDLFYPEDGVRVIEQTGVDTIMFARGALRDPSIFEKYLLLRQNSPLPVCDGPAMAHIMTRHAHLAKRYSNPHLALLKMRTIVPRYLKNLAGSKPLRVQLTHCASWEELDEIISKASQLEPVPQAVHTIQA
- a CDS encoding ketoacyl-ACP synthase III, producing the protein MIGVTAISGYIPETGLESADLIQRFEVGPMFLEKIGINRLAKKDPQEQASDLCVHAFTALQNKLVDTSILQHIDLLCICTQNGDYTIPQTSTIVQSKLGLPHSMATLDLGLGCAGYPYGLSVCKSFMEANKLRCGLFFTADPYSDILDMNDKNTALLFGDAAAVTLLTDDPLWQIGVGAFASFGEKYEALIKRPGQHLFMDGRDIFNLIMRDVPGNIESCLTVNGLSREDINMFFLHQANRHVIHSLARTMDLPLEKVPFDIKDYGNTVSSTLPLLFEKYLDRSDLTHCLLCGFGVGLQAASILLSKC